The following coding sequences are from one Paenibacillus sp. JDR-2 window:
- a CDS encoding stalk domain-containing protein, producing the protein MSKVHNSKVRQTGSLGKKIAVVVIGGTLLAQPVSSAISFDLNPFQAGTAAAATAEPSLKLLQQSYITAGAQRMDYLWTTTRSGKAAKANIHVIQVDLTNPYVNLNTMSGKNDTVGKLNTVMNMTKENGAVAGINADVFITTTEGSPMGAQVTSGTLMTSPMQIKGMYAFAVTKDRKPVIDSYTFDGKVTSADGSSFTLAGLNQSAYIPEGGSSNYSHLNALFIYNSAWGGAERPKNSSTTPTEALVVNGVVQQISDGKPLTGTIPADGYILRGHGTAAQFILEHLQVGQSVTSDYSLVSATSGQKVDPTSFEMLVGGHTILVNNGAAATFSRDITGVSGSSYVSRTAVGYSKDGTKVYLITSEDYGDSTGLNLKELQQVMVKLGVYKGINLDGGGSTTMIERPLGETSLRLAHSTQYDTTQRSISNSIGVFTTAPQGNLKGIAISGSNVLFVGQKTTFSVKGYDTYYNPTTVDGTNASWSSATGVGSFSGNTFTASKPGSTNITVKSGSVTATYPVEVIGKDQIAELKLDTAAGVLSKGATVSIPVKVTLKNGKTYKLTGDSLQWEFTGFTATTSGDTLTVNSVNSGTTTGYAIGRYDGYATMLPFTQGGSEKTLETFENVAYGINPQVTPAATTTGSVKLVTDLPGQTSGKALQISYDFSAGTGTKAVYAQFNGTSGKSIDGSPVSMTMDVYGDKSLNWLRAEFVDANGTVHLVDLAKQLDWSGWKSVKADLSAKGMAYPVKLKRVYVVTTPDGQDERAATGAVGIDNIKLQYASSTTTPTKGHIEMTIGKKSAVSNGKTIAMEVAPFETGGTTYVPIRFVTDAMGVTLKWDNKLNRVTVLNGSKMLEMVIGKKEININGALSQTEVAPMIKNGRTLIPIRLVSEKLGLKVTYDNKTKKIAID; encoded by the coding sequence ATGAGTAAGGTACATAACAGCAAAGTCCGGCAGACGGGAAGTCTAGGCAAAAAGATCGCGGTTGTCGTAATCGGTGGCACATTGCTGGCTCAGCCAGTCTCGTCAGCTATTTCTTTTGACTTAAATCCGTTCCAAGCAGGTACAGCGGCTGCTGCTACGGCAGAGCCATCCCTCAAGCTTCTCCAGCAGTCGTATATTACGGCTGGCGCGCAACGAATGGACTATCTCTGGACGACAACACGCAGCGGCAAAGCTGCTAAAGCAAATATTCATGTTATTCAAGTCGATCTGACCAATCCTTATGTTAACTTGAACACGATGAGCGGCAAGAACGATACCGTTGGCAAGCTGAATACGGTTATGAATATGACGAAAGAGAACGGCGCGGTTGCAGGCATCAACGCCGACGTGTTCATCACAACAACGGAAGGCTCGCCAATGGGCGCGCAGGTTACAAGCGGAACGCTTATGACAAGCCCGATGCAAATTAAGGGCATGTACGCTTTTGCCGTGACCAAGGACCGCAAGCCGGTCATCGACAGCTATACCTTCGACGGTAAAGTAACGTCCGCAGACGGCTCCAGCTTTACGCTGGCAGGGCTGAACCAGTCTGCTTACATTCCGGAGGGCGGTTCCTCGAACTACAGCCACCTTAATGCTCTCTTTATTTATAACAGCGCCTGGGGCGGTGCAGAGCGCCCTAAGAACTCGTCTACAACTCCAACGGAAGCACTTGTCGTAAACGGGGTTGTTCAGCAAATCTCTGACGGCAAGCCGTTAACCGGGACAATCCCGGCAGACGGTTATATTCTGCGCGGTCACGGGACTGCGGCACAATTTATTCTCGAGCATTTGCAGGTTGGCCAGTCCGTAACATCCGATTACTCGCTCGTATCCGCTACATCCGGGCAAAAGGTAGATCCTACTTCCTTTGAAATGCTGGTAGGCGGACACACGATTCTCGTAAACAACGGTGCGGCTGCGACTTTCTCCCGCGATATTACTGGCGTAAGCGGCTCTTCCTACGTATCCCGTACGGCGGTTGGTTATTCCAAAGACGGTACAAAGGTTTATCTGATTACAAGCGAGGACTACGGTGACAGCACGGGCCTTAATCTGAAAGAATTGCAGCAGGTTATGGTGAAGCTTGGCGTGTACAAAGGGATTAACCTCGACGGCGGCGGTTCAACAACAATGATTGAGCGTCCGCTTGGCGAGACTTCGCTTCGTCTGGCCCATTCAACGCAATACGATACAACGCAGCGCAGCATTTCCAATTCGATTGGCGTATTCACAACGGCACCGCAAGGCAATCTGAAAGGGATTGCGATTAGCGGTTCAAACGTTCTTTTTGTCGGACAAAAGACAACCTTCTCGGTAAAAGGCTATGATACCTACTACAATCCCACTACGGTAGACGGAACGAATGCAAGCTGGAGCAGCGCAACGGGTGTTGGCTCGTTCAGCGGCAATACGTTTACGGCTTCCAAGCCGGGTTCAACTAACATCACTGTAAAATCCGGCTCCGTAACGGCAACCTATCCGGTTGAGGTTATCGGCAAAGACCAGATCGCGGAACTGAAGCTCGATACGGCGGCAGGAGTCTTGTCGAAGGGGGCAACGGTATCCATTCCGGTTAAAGTTACCCTGAAGAACGGTAAAACCTACAAGCTGACCGGCGACTCGCTGCAATGGGAGTTCACTGGTTTTACCGCAACGACAAGCGGTGATACGCTTACGGTTAACTCCGTAAATTCGGGCACGACAACAGGCTACGCGATTGGCCGCTACGACGGATATGCGACCATGCTTCCATTTACGCAGGGCGGTTCCGAGAAGACGCTAGAGACATTCGAAAATGTAGCCTACGGGATTAATCCGCAAGTTACGCCTGCTGCTACAACAACGGGCAGCGTGAAGCTGGTGACGGACCTGCCGGGCCAAACGTCCGGCAAAGCGCTGCAAATTTCCTATGACTTTAGTGCCGGAACCGGTACAAAAGCGGTATACGCGCAGTTTAACGGCACCTCCGGGAAATCGATTGACGGCTCGCCGGTATCGATGACGATGGACGTATACGGCGATAAGAGCCTTAACTGGCTGCGTGCCGAATTTGTGGATGCCAACGGTACGGTCCACCTCGTGGATCTGGCGAAGCAGCTGGATTGGTCAGGCTGGAAATCGGTTAAGGCCGACTTGTCTGCCAAAGGAATGGCTTATCCGGTTAAGCTGAAGCGCGTTTACGTGGTTACAACGCCGGACGGTCAGGATGAGCGTGCCGCAACCGGCGCGGTGGGCATTGATAACATTAAGCTGCAATACGCGTCGTCAACGACAACACCGACCAAGGGTCATATCGAAATGACGATTGGCAAAAAGTCGGCCGTATCCAACGGCAAGACGATCGCCATGGAAGTAGCTCCGTTCGAGACGGGCGGTACGACTTATGTACCGATTCGGTTTGTTACCGATGCGATGGGCGTTACCCTGAAATGGGACAATAAGCTCAATCGCGTGACCGTTCTGAACGGTTCGAAAATGCTTGAAATGGTCATTGGCAAAAAGGAAATTAATATCAACGGCGCGCTCTCCCAGACGGAAGTAGCTCCAATGATCAAGAACGGAAGAACTTTAATTCCGATTCGTCTGGTTTCCGAAAAATTGGGTCTAAAGGTCACCTACGACAACAAAACGAAAAAGATTGCCATCGATTAA
- a CDS encoding Ig-like domain-containing protein, with protein sequence MAQAASSGPIVVGMSPADNAIGVTPTSDLTLTFDEAVTKGADSAVITIYNYNTSDIVESIPMSSYKIRLDATGRTATINPDANLNVNTDYYVLIDYGAFANVSNGAYYAGISSATTWNFRTAAVVDTTGPSIIAKSPDSGATKVAVDSKMILQFSEPVYAASGSVTLSSVTDTKNIPVTSSMVQGSGTSTITITPNAPMDSNTDYSVTIPRTAFQDAAGNVMETGGASYVSWSFRTDIAPLNILTAIPANYATSVSVLTDKLTMTFDHNIAAGTEKYIEIRDVKNNTTFARIKTSSSQVAITGMTATVTLPASPRFNANTSYYVLVDAGAFIETDSGLNYPFPGIANAAAWNFTTGYGNDTTKPALKSLQPTAGGILTATTGKLVLTFTEPVFQDSGTIEIRTVTSGTLFRSIPVTSGRVSGGGTDTITIDATSAYGGEAAKAFVNNTAYYITVGSRAFKDGVGLYYDGLTSSSSWRFTVTQDNVKPTLVATSPANSSTSADPKGALSATFSEAVQPGSGQIWIQCMSSTSSQCAAPSVGTSVSVDPLNNKKLIIMPNQALQAGTAYYVVIDPDAVTDLAGNTFNGIQNEYQWAFKTLGGDTTPPAISKLEANGSTIVMTYNEDLMENSIPTAGSFYITVDGAYRSVIGVSVSGPKVTLTLSSNIVDGQQVKLSYSKPSVATLGIRDLSGNQALSLASQTVTTAVDTTQPQLTGGTAAGGIVTLIFSKNLASVSSYAYSQFSVYVGGNYYTPTSVYSTANKVILAVNASIDSSSSVRVSYSAGSYPLQDAAGNKVSNFSNYSLSSTVDTSLPTVQTIDAYGSSIIITYNKTLDSARRPSTSQYSVLVNNSLRSVTQVSVSGSQVLLTVSPDIPSGSSVKVSYSKLYTAVADLSGNEAAAFTNATASVGNGSSSDNGLYGAVVKGTKLTLSFWKTLNSSYAPSSAYFSVKVNNSADPATNVTISGNSVVLTLAKAPSVGDAVTVTYYATSTNSLRTSDGTVINSFTNVTVANQTTLIDSLPGGYEEASGGGIGLTTSMATQTSDISPAGYTTTRYTIQADKLSTAYTAAKSAGISNARVVFEVPSSERAAVVAVPLTVLETAYRSSNGSSFVVQYGTSSYEIPLSALAFKSMASLIGSSSTTGNLLIKIEKGSNSNTSGLTSAISKAGASLLSTPITFETSVVNGTTEKNLSEFGGYVKRSFESLTSVNATNSAVVWLDPQTGKLSYVPTAFSTENGTNIVSFKRKGNSSYALVSGSSKFTDIGSHWAGSTIKMMSNKFIIEGRSGSTTKFDPQSSITRAEFAAYIVRGLGLSGSRSDASKYKDVTGGTVTAAYIGAASKAGIVTGNTDGTFKPNSPITRQEMAVMMSRATKAAAVTISLPQSDATYLSKFSDRTKVASWAKSDLAKAVYMGVITGQTETTFGPTKNATRAEAIVMIKRLLDYVDLLD encoded by the coding sequence CGACACAACGGGGCCTTCGATCATTGCGAAGTCGCCGGATTCCGGCGCAACGAAAGTAGCTGTGGATAGTAAAATGATCCTTCAGTTTAGCGAGCCTGTCTATGCGGCTAGCGGCAGCGTGACGTTAAGCAGCGTAACGGATACAAAAAATATTCCGGTAACCTCAAGCATGGTGCAAGGCAGCGGAACAAGCACCATCACGATTACGCCAAATGCTCCGATGGATTCCAACACCGACTATTCGGTTACGATCCCGAGGACCGCTTTTCAGGATGCTGCAGGTAATGTGATGGAGACGGGAGGAGCTTCGTATGTAAGCTGGAGCTTCCGTACGGATATTGCCCCTCTTAATATCCTCACGGCTATACCGGCAAATTACGCGACGTCCGTATCCGTCTTAACGGATAAGCTGACCATGACGTTCGACCACAACATTGCGGCCGGAACCGAAAAATATATTGAAATCAGAGACGTGAAAAACAACACGACTTTTGCCAGAATCAAAACAAGCTCATCGCAAGTGGCGATTACGGGAATGACAGCAACCGTTACGTTGCCGGCAAGTCCTAGGTTTAACGCTAACACCTCTTATTATGTGTTAGTGGATGCGGGAGCTTTTATCGAGACGGACTCGGGCTTGAATTATCCGTTCCCGGGAATTGCTAATGCTGCCGCGTGGAATTTTACAACCGGGTATGGCAATGATACAACCAAGCCGGCTCTAAAGAGCCTTCAGCCAACAGCTGGCGGTATTCTGACCGCTACAACAGGAAAGCTTGTATTAACGTTTACGGAGCCTGTCTTTCAGGACAGCGGTACGATCGAGATTCGTACGGTAACAAGCGGCACTTTGTTCCGCTCCATTCCGGTTACTTCGGGCCGGGTATCCGGCGGCGGTACAGACACGATTACTATTGACGCAACAAGCGCTTACGGCGGCGAGGCCGCAAAAGCTTTTGTGAATAATACGGCATACTACATAACTGTCGGAAGCCGTGCTTTTAAAGACGGTGTAGGACTGTATTATGACGGGTTAACGAGTTCCTCCAGCTGGAGATTCACGGTTACGCAAGATAATGTGAAGCCGACTCTGGTCGCTACTTCACCGGCTAATAGTTCAACCTCCGCTGATCCCAAGGGAGCTTTGTCGGCCACGTTTAGCGAAGCCGTACAGCCGGGCAGCGGACAGATCTGGATTCAATGCATGAGCAGCACCAGCAGCCAATGCGCTGCACCTTCGGTAGGAACTTCGGTTTCCGTGGATCCGCTGAACAACAAGAAGCTCATTATTATGCCAAACCAGGCTCTTCAGGCAGGAACGGCTTATTATGTCGTTATTGACCCGGATGCGGTAACCGATCTTGCGGGCAATACGTTTAACGGTATTCAGAACGAATATCAATGGGCATTCAAGACGCTTGGCGGGGATACGACTCCACCTGCGATTTCGAAGCTGGAAGCCAACGGATCAACGATTGTGATGACATATAACGAAGATCTGATGGAGAATTCGATTCCTACGGCAGGAAGCTTCTATATCACGGTTGACGGCGCATACCGCTCCGTTATCGGCGTTTCGGTCTCCGGACCAAAGGTTACGTTGACGTTGTCCAGCAACATCGTAGACGGACAGCAAGTGAAGCTGTCGTACTCCAAGCCTTCGGTTGCAACGTTGGGTATTCGGGATCTTTCCGGCAACCAGGCGCTTAGTCTAGCTTCCCAGACGGTGACAACCGCTGTGGATACAACTCAGCCTCAACTGACGGGAGGGACCGCTGCAGGCGGGATCGTAACCCTGATATTCTCGAAAAATCTGGCCTCGGTCAGCAGCTATGCTTATTCACAATTCAGCGTCTATGTTGGGGGTAATTATTACACGCCAACATCTGTGTATAGCACGGCAAATAAAGTTATCCTAGCTGTGAATGCTTCAATCGATTCAAGCTCGAGTGTTAGAGTATCCTACAGCGCCGGATCTTACCCGCTGCAGGATGCCGCAGGCAACAAGGTAAGCAATTTCAGCAATTATTCATTATCAAGCACGGTAGATACATCGCTGCCGACTGTTCAAACCATTGACGCTTATGGCTCTTCTATCATCATTACTTATAATAAAACGCTGGATTCGGCCAGAAGACCGTCAACCAGCCAGTACAGCGTACTTGTTAACAACTCGCTGCGCAGCGTAACGCAAGTATCCGTCTCTGGCTCACAGGTTCTCCTTACGGTAAGTCCGGATATTCCATCCGGTTCATCCGTAAAAGTGTCTTATTCCAAGTTATACACAGCCGTAGCTGATTTGTCCGGCAATGAAGCGGCAGCATTTACGAATGCGACTGCTTCGGTAGGAAACGGTTCGTCATCGGATAACGGGTTATACGGGGCGGTAGTCAAAGGAACCAAATTGACCTTATCCTTCTGGAAAACGCTCAACTCTTCCTATGCGCCTTCCTCCGCCTACTTCTCGGTGAAGGTTAATAATTCGGCAGACCCGGCTACTAACGTGACCATTAGCGGCAATAGCGTTGTACTGACCCTTGCCAAAGCACCGAGTGTTGGAGATGCGGTTACCGTTACTTATTACGCGACTTCTACTAACAGCTTGCGTACGTCTGACGGCACTGTTATCAACAGCTTTACTAATGTGACGGTAGCCAATCAGACGACGCTTATTGATTCGCTGCCCGGCGGTTATGAAGAAGCAAGCGGTGGAGGTATTGGATTAACGACATCGATGGCAACGCAGACATCGGATATTTCGCCTGCTGGCTATACGACTACCCGTTATACCATCCAAGCCGATAAGCTGTCTACCGCTTATACGGCAGCAAAAAGCGCGGGAATCAGCAATGCGCGCGTTGTTTTTGAAGTGCCAAGCTCCGAGAGAGCGGCGGTTGTAGCCGTTCCGTTAACCGTATTGGAGACGGCTTACCGCTCAAGCAACGGATCGTCTTTTGTCGTACAGTACGGAACAAGCTCTTATGAGATTCCGCTAAGCGCACTTGCCTTCAAGAGTATGGCTTCTCTGATTGGATCCAGCTCGACAACAGGCAACCTTTTGATCAAAATTGAAAAAGGTTCTAACTCGAATACCAGCGGTCTGACTTCGGCTATCAGCAAAGCAGGGGCATCCCTCTTGTCGACGCCAATCACGTTCGAGACCTCGGTAGTTAACGGAACGACCGAAAAGAATCTTTCGGAGTTTGGCGGTTATGTCAAACGTAGCTTCGAGTCTCTGACCTCCGTGAATGCTACTAATAGTGCAGTGGTATGGCTGGATCCGCAAACCGGCAAGTTGTCGTACGTACCAACGGCATTCTCCACGGAAAACGGTACGAATATAGTATCGTTCAAGCGGAAGGGTAATAGCTCTTACGCTTTGGTCAGCGGTTCATCGAAGTTTACCGATATCGGCTCGCATTGGGCGGGTTCAACGATCAAGATGATGTCGAATAAATTCATTATCGAAGGTCGTTCGGGATCCACAACGAAGTTTGATCCGCAAAGCTCCATTACCCGCGCGGAATTCGCAGCGTATATTGTTCGCGGCCTCGGTTTGTCCGGAAGCCGGAGCGATGCTTCGAAGTACAAGGATGTAACAGGAGGAACCGTTACAGCCGCTTATATCGGCGCTGCTTCCAAAGCAGGCATCGTAACGGGCAATACGGACGGTACGTTTAAGCCTAACAGCCCGATTACCCGTCAGGAGATGGCGGTAATGATGTCTCGTGCGACAAAGGCTGCTGCGGTGACGATCTCGCTGCCACAGTCGGACGCGACCTACCTGTCGAAATTCAGCGACCGGACGAAAGTAGCGTCTTGGGCGAAGAGCGACTTGGCTAAAGCCGTATATATGGGCGTTATCACCGGCCAAACCGAAACCACCTTTGGTCCAACCAAAAACGCTACTCGCGCCGAAGCGATCGTTATGATCAAACGCTTGCTCGACTATGTGGATTTGCTCGACTAA